The genomic window ATATCAATGTTCTTCTTTCGACTGGAACGAATCTTTTTATACTTCTTTTTCTTTTGGCCCCGAAAGTTTCGATTTTTGTTCTCCAGAATCCTATCGGGAGATTTTTATTCGGAAGACTTCATTTTCGGTTTGGGATTTTGATTTTTCAGACGATTTGGGTGATTGTTCTTTTCTTGTTATTTAAAAAAGATTTCGGCTTTTTTCTTTTGCAAACGGTTTTTGTAACGGTTTGTCTTCTATTCTTTTGGAATTTTGCAATTCGTTTGAATTTTTCCAGTTTTCATTTTTTGAATCTAATCCCGCGGTTCGACAAATTCGTTTTTCTTTTCATCGAACCGTTTGCCGGTCGCATTTCAAATATCGGTTTGAGATTTTTCAAGGTCATTCGCATTTTCGGGAGTAAGAACAATTTACTTTCCCGTTTTCGAAACATTTTTTTAAAAACTAGATCCAACTTTTACGAAAACCCAACCTTGTTTTTGATCACAATTATCGTCATTTCCGTTTTTATAATACTCAATACGTATAAAAGCTATTCTGTTCGGGTTCAAAGACAGATTCTTTTATGTATGATCGAACTTCCTTCCGGAACGGGAGTGGGAACGACAGACAAAGTCTCGAAAAAAGTAGAGGCGCTTCTCCTTCAATCCCCTTCGGTCGAGGAGACGGTCGCAAAAGTAGAAAAAGATCACTCGAGAATTATAATTCGTTTAAAGGATGGGTTACAAGCGGATTCAGAATCTATCGCCGATCTAAAAAAAATTGTCGGTAAGCAGAATCCGGCCTTCGTTTTTTTTACAGCCGATTCGGATCGAAGTACGGGGGAAGAAAGTACATTTGAGATTTTAGGAAGTGACCCTAAAACGATCCACGATTTGGTTCAATCCGTTGCAAAACAAGTAACTGCATTTCCTGAAACGGAAGAGGTAGTACTGCGTTATAAGGGACCGAGAGAGGAATTGATCATGAACGTAGATCCAGGAAAATCCTCTCTGTCTCTTTTGGACAGCTCGAGACTCGGCGAAGATCTAAGGCTCACGTTACAAGGGGGTATCGCCGC from Leptospira yasudae includes these protein-coding regions:
- a CDS encoding efflux RND transporter permease subunit gives rise to the protein MITIIVISVFIILNTYKSYSVRVQRQILLCMIELPSGTGVGTTDKVSKKVEALLLQSPSVEETVAKVEKDHSRIIIRLKDGLQADSESIADLKKIVGKQNPAFVFFTADSDRSTGEESTFEILGSDPKTIHDLVQSVAKQVTAFPETEEVVLRYKGPREELIMNVDPGKSSLSLLDSSRLGEDLRLTLQGGIAAKAFSEGKEFDVRVRGSAEFRGSKDSLERIHVRNSENQFVPLGEVTFGKEDYTPVKVFHKYRTRYLAFSVKFRDKSSGDRVALERRILSIPLPFGYRIERGERKTFKIFDTLGEVNAGFYFFLLILVLSRVFQFLGLENRRRQTALYILRLILLFLSIRFLGGEWKSDSYLYFISIGLFL